The window AACATACCGATTAGTTACCTTTCCTTCCACCTTATGCTTGGCCATTATTTGTCTCAGATTCCATTTCTTGTCAAGATGTATAATGAGTGTACCAGTAAGTTTTAAACCGTATTAGTATGGTTTATATACAGTTAGGTGATGATATGTGTCCTTTTGTTTTCGTAAATATTCCTTCATGCTTCCATTAAGAGCGTACGGAGGGATATTTATAGAAGCAAATGGACAATATATCATTGCCTAATACCGTATATGCCTAATATCGTATATACTGTGATTGCCATGCTAACCACTTCATTGTATGAGCCAATTATAGTGAGTAAAGGACAATGGTACGATAGTATGTTAAAGAACCCCAGAGTGGATAGTTATGGTTGAAAGGATGGTGGTTGATTTAAGTTTAAGAAGCCTAGCCGTTTGAAGCAGTTGGGATGATTTCAATACAAGCAAATACTAAAAGGAGAGTAACATGGCCTCATCACTCGTGCTTAATAGAAGGCAGGGTCACCATCAACTCTAGGAGGAAAATGTTGAGTTAAAAGCTGATAAGAGAAAGGTATTGGAACAGATACTAGTGGTGCtcattcaagagagagagagagagagagagagagattccctCTCTCCTATTTGGTAGTGGTGGTTTATGGAGGACCACATACATGCTCACTATTCTACCGTGGAGAAGACTCCACCTTGGAAAATTCACAGCCTGGATACGCTCCTTAATCTGCATTACTGATAATGAAAGGCATGTATTATTTCAATCTTAAGCATGTAATGAATTCTACTTTCTTGTTCTTGCAAGTTGTATTACAAAATTTAAGAATAGCTGCGCGATTAGGCTGTGTATGGCAATATTTCTATTACAAATtagtatttaatttttttttttttaatttcaataaaGGAATGAATTTTCATTGCTCATTAGTACTTCTGTAGCAACAAATGTATTTTTTCCAACCGataaataaaacacaaaaaacagATCGGATGTCACATACTCAATAGGTGGTGAATCGGGTCGAAAGTGAAAGTCCCAAAAACTGGCGAAATACCCTTGAAACTAATTCACTTGAGTGAGACAGAGGAGAGTAGAAATTCATGTGTAGGGTGAAATCCAAAGATCTATGAATGAACGCCAAAAGCGAAGGCAGCTCTTTGGGTCCCCACTAACACTGGGGTGTGAAAGCATGAGGAGCGAACTGGATTAgaaatttatttcaaaaaagCACAAAAACGCCATCACTATTTCTTTTGAATGTTTCCTACAGACCCTTATCATTCAGTTCTGGTTATTGTTTCGTATACAGACCTTGCATCTCCTGGACTAAAAATCAACCTGATCCTTGTACCGGAGTGCTTAAAAGGCATTTCTTCTTATGCTACATTTCATATTCTTTTAATCAGATAACCTGTGTGGAAGTCACAGAAATGTAGAATAAACTACATTATCCATTTTGATGTAAACTATCTTGACAATGTGGAAGTACAAAGAAGTCTCCTCCAGTAGTCCTTGGACaggaaaaacaattaaaataaagcataaaaatataataaatacaatAAAGATACAGGTAGGATTTTGCTTTTGGTAATTTACGAGTAGTGACTAGTGAGTGAGATTTGTAGCTTTACTAGTTGGTCTCTCAAGCTTTATGACTACTAAATACAGAGAGCGAAAGTAGAGAAGAATTGCTTATTGAGGCCGGGAGTCAAAACCTGTAAGCAAGAGTTGCACTTATGGGTATCTATGGTTGATGGTTTCTGGCATTGAATATAAACACAAGCTCAACATGAAGGTTCAAGAATTTGGAATCTGCAGTCTCCAGTTATTCCAATTCGAATCGGCTGGATTTGCCTGGAGTTCGACTGACTTAGTTGTGTTGGATTCAGtagaattagagagagagagagagagagaggttttccTCCACCGTGGGTGAGGAAGTGAATACTATCATTTAAGGTCATTATTACTCCCTTACTATAAGAAGTCAATGATACCCTCCCCATTATTCCAGATATCCATTTCAAGATATCGAAACCCATAGGCAAATCATTTTCCGTGGATAAAGGGAAACTACCTCTAAATGGAATTCAATTGTGTGGTGTAATCTAGAGAGTTGAATTTGTCAAATGCCCCAAGTAGAAGGCAAAGAAAACCCACCgacattgaaatttgaaatcaacACTAAAAACAATTTAAGTTGCAAGAAATTTGGGATCCACCTTCatcaattttgttttgaatagaaacaaaaacaaaaacttctTAAATCTTAGAAAATAGAATCAGGAAGTTTTAGCAAAGATTTCTATAGatatgtgaattttttttttattcaacttATTTGACATTAATATAAGAGGTatagtttaatttattttctgctattttaatgaataaaagacaaggaaaaaaaaaacaaaaatgaaaatataaatgCATTCATGGTTGATTCGAAGTGAGGTTTAGAAATAGGCATAATTGAATTGGGGTAATTTGATTCCGtcgattttgattcaattcTTTGAACTGTAGCTTTGctggaaaaatacaaaaacaattgattatttttttcaaccTGAGGAAATTTTAGACAGGTAACAAAAGCTCGAATTAGTCAATTAACgtattataattaaaaaaaaaaaaagcctttgaCATGCACTTCTTATAGAATCTACTAATACCACTTTTTATGGGGCCACACATGCTAGAATTGATCGGCCTGAATTTGCATAGACATGTTCATCGCAAGGTGTTCTACTCACATCTGAGGTTTCTAattataaagtttttttttttttgggtgaagggGGGGGGTTTATAAATTTAAGTAACAAAGTTGGTCAAGTGTATATATACCCAATACTTGTACAGTTGTACCATGAAGAGAGTCACGAGATTACATGGAAGGTTATATAaatcaaatttaacatgtgactAATGCAAACTTTTTTAATTATCCAATAGTAAAAAATACCACATCACCCTTCATGTGGCGTAACTAAATGCCCCtttatcacaaaaaaaaatgcagaattGATAGATTCCACACTGGATTCCAcagttgtaaaaaaaaaaagttgacttATAAAGAACCCATCACCCAAAACaatttccaaaataaataaaaattatggaATAAAGAATTCGTTGttttccatttctcttttgattttaatttttgcaaCTTGCACTATTGGAGAGTAAGAAATGGTTTAGATTTTTGATATtttgagttggacctttctaCAATTAGcactaaaaaaaatcaagagtcATTAAACCCAATCAGTGACGTACACAGGGAGGGAGGGGCAGAGAaagtaagagaaagagagaggaggaccCAGGTTGTCcttggaaggagaagagagagagagagagagagagaggaggaccCAGGTTGTCcttggaaggagaagagagagagagagaggtccatGCTGTCCATAGGAAGGGTAACAGGAGAGAGAGAACCCAATGGGGTTGGCTCCCAGCATGTCCTAGCGCGCACACCACCAAAACGCCCGTGGTTCTGGCCTTTCACCTCTGCCCCCACAACCCACATGACCTCTCTATTTCTCTatagtcctctctctctccatcaagACTCTACACACTCCACggctatctctctctctccataaatACCCCTTCAACCCTTTCTCCCCTCTCCACGACCTTCCTGGCTCACACATCTTCTTTCTTGCTATCTTGACCCTTCTCCAACTCATCCCTTAGATAACTTAGCTTGCACTCCACAAACCCTGAAAAACTACAATGGCTATCAGGAAATCAAACAAGCTACCTCAAACAGCAGTTATCAAGCAGATTCTCAAGAGATGCTCAAGCTTAGGAAGAAAACAAGGCTACTGCGAAGAAGGACTACCAGTGGACGTACCTAAAGGTCATTTTGCTGTCTACGTTGGAGAGAAGAGAAGCAGATTCATTGTCCCAATCTCCTTATTAACTCATCCTGAGTTCCAAAACCTTCTTCAAAGAGCTGAAGAGGAGTTTGGCTTTGATCATGACATGGGTCTCACTATTCCCTGTGAAGAAGTTGTGTTTCGCTCTCTAACATCTATGCTCAGCTGAAACTGAGAGaaatttaggaatttttttttttctctctttctccttttttttacccttctttgtcattttgatcttttttttttccatccccTGTTTTGGTGGGGTTCCTCTGTCAGTGATTCTAACCCAAAACCCATGAACAGTACCTGGGTTAGATAACTTATATTTGTATATCTGTAAGCTTGAGATTCTTCTTACAGTGGTGTGTGGTTGCGCCCTGTGAGAGTATTGATTAATGAAGGAAAATGAAGGTGATTCCCTTGTTTCAAGCTTCAACTTTGAACTTTGTTATATCTTCTCTCTTATAAGAGGTATATCCTATGTAAAGGGATTTGACGTGGATTGATATAGTCTTGATTCCTTCGCCTTGTAAGACGATTAATGAGATTCACTTTATCGATTATACAAAAAGATTCATGGATTTTCGTCCATAATCTATTGGATGACCGACCATCTTGATCATTTctgtcttctttcttcctcaaacctcatttcttttttctaaaaattttgaTCGAGAGTTCAAGACATGATGGATATTCAAAAGGTTCTCTCCTCTGAAAGTTAATTACTTTAGCCAGGGGAGAGGACTGTAACCATCCACTGCCCATCTTTAGAGATTTCTGATCTAAGAAGTCTGATTCAGAAGAATTGAACCCAGAATTAATTATGCTTGTCATCCAGTCAAGTCCGTAGAAGTGACccacatttaaaaaatttccatcaATATGtgattttttccccccttttagCTTTTGATTTAGAAGACACGTAAATGTTACTAGAAGATCTAACTTCTGGGACAAAGTCTTCCTCCGTGGTGAAGTCCACCACTTGGCTAACCCTTATACGGTTTTAgtatattttcttgaaaaaaaaaaatcctcatcaTATGAGAGCGGATCAAGTTCTCCATTCTTGTATGGGACTGATCCACACGCGTGTAATTTACACAAGAAAAAACTGGGTGAAAAATTCCATGTGTATGGATCAGACTACAAGAATAGCTAGTTTTTGTACAAGAATCTGATCCACTCTCATGATACCTCATGTGTGCATTTAAAACAAGtttaattagttaaaaaaaataaatgaaataaccaGATGGGAAGTTCCAAGCGCATTAGTGACCTATTCAGTAGAGGATCTGCAGGAATTGAGCATAACAGAATCAGGGTCGACCGGATATTCTGAAACCATGGCAGCCCAAGAAAATCAGGGCTCTTTCTCTGGACTCTCACTAGTGATGACTGGAAATTGGGATACATACAGGATACAGTGGTACAGTGGATCTCACATGGATATTCCCTTCACTAACTGGTTGGACCATGCCACCACCATGGTCATTTCAAAGGAAGGTCCAACCATTAGGATGGTCCAAACTCCAGACTGAAGGACCACTTGGGGAAGTGACCCGCCACCTAATGGTCCGAGCCGTGAGAGGTGTGGTTATCCTTTCAGAATGGACTTCTTTGATATGGACTTGATCATAATCATGAATTTGTAGAGTTGTCCTTCCACTAGTTCACAGTATCAACTTCTCTCAGTTACGAGTCATGGGCTCCAGCATGATTAGTGCATGGACAacctagctctgataccatttagcGTAACATAGGACTAAATAACCCTCCTATGCCTAGTCATACAACGCACTCACTACGTCAATTGAAgttccatatatgttactataaTCTAGGTGGGTCAAGAtaggagagaaaaataataaaaggtaAGGATTCTCTCACATCACACCAACCGCTCAGAATAGAATGGTATAATCTACGTGGGTCAAGGTAGGAGAGAgactaataattaaaaaattaggaATCTTTCACATCACACAAACGGCTGAGAAGAGAATggtgtaatatatttttttttgggtagaaagaaTGAAGAATGGTATAATCTACATGAGTCatggtaggagagagaaaataacaaAAGGTTGGAGAATTTCTATTCACCCAATGGCGGGGTGGAGAAATGGTATAATCTACATAGGTCAACATaaagtagagaaaaaaaaacaaaaaacaaaacaatgtgAGAGGAGAACAGGAAACTGACTATAGGTTATAGTAGAACTTAATTTTTCTCCTCATCTATTTATGGGATTTTTCCTATTAGATAGGCCCTTttatttatacatttttttttctagttttgttGGACCAGTAGAGAAGCAAAGGCTGCCTCAGGTCCCTTTAAAGTCCCTCCAAACTCCCTTTCCCCTTTAACTTCCAACCACAGACACACAGCTCTGCAAAAATAACTGCTTCCACAACTCCCCCAGTCCCCAGGAGTGAATATCTTATCTTACTATTCATCTACAGTTAACTGCCAAAATCCAAACCAGATAGAGAATCCCTGAAAAGCATCCAAACCAGATAAAGAATCCCTGAAACATcccctcccttctctctctctctctcaaaacacACAAATGCAGAtgggaatgaagaaaaaataataataataaaaaaaatctcttcactTGATTGCTCCATTACTCTCTCAAATTCTGTGATTATTTTAATGGTTCTAGTTTGTCTGGTGCAAGGAGTACAGAAGGGAAGAACATGAGTATGAAGATAACCTAAGAACAGAACCCAGAGGATCTAGTTTACTAAGAATCAGATG is drawn from Macadamia integrifolia cultivar HAES 741 chromosome 7, SCU_Mint_v3, whole genome shotgun sequence and contains these coding sequences:
- the LOC122084491 gene encoding auxin-responsive protein SAUR50-like, translated to MAIRKSNKLPQTAVIKQILKRCSSLGRKQGYCEEGLPVDVPKGHFAVYVGEKRSRFIVPISLLTHPEFQNLLQRAEEEFGFDHDMGLTIPCEEVVFRSLTSMLS